The Bradyrhizobium guangxiense genomic sequence AAGTCGCGCGATAGGCGGCGGGCTGGGCGAACTGACCCCACGGGATCGCGGGTGCCTGATCGTACATCACGGTCTGGATCTCGCCCGCGATCTTCTTGCGGTCCTCCTCGGCCGGCGCCTTGACGAAGGCTTCCATCAAAGGCGTGATGCGCGCATCGCACTGCCAGCCGGTGAAGTCGGCGCAGTTGAAGGCGACCATGACGTTGGTCAGCGGCGAGCCCAGATCGAAACCGCCGGCGTGAACGCCATAGACGCTCCAGCCCTCCTTCTTGGCACGACGCGCCAGCACGCTCGCCCAGTCCATCACCTGCAGATCGACGTTGAAGCCGGCGGCCTTCAGCCGCTCGGCCAGCACCTGCGCTGAAACGCGCGGGGCCTCGAGATCATTGGCCTCCATGACGACGACGGGCTCGCCGGCATATTTGGTCGCCTTCAGCGCAGCCTTCGCCGCCTCGATCGACGGCTTTGCCGCAGCCTCCGTGCCGGCCTTGCTCTCATAGGTGGTGCCGCACGTGAAGTAAGTCGCGCAAGGCGTGGCGTATTTGGCGTCCAGGCCAAGCGCATCCAGCACCTCGCGCTGATCGACCAGCTTCCACAGCACCCGGCGGATCTCGGGATCGTCGAACGGCTTCGACGCGGCGTTGAGGCGATAGGCGCCCGCGAACATGTTGCCGCCGGTGAAGTTGACCAGTTTCACGCGGGAGTTCTTCTCGAGCTGCGGCAACAGATCGAACGGCGCGTATTGCATGAAGTCGACCTCGCCGGCCTGCAGCGCGGAGGCGGCCGTCGCACCATCGGGAATGACGCGGATCTCCAGCGAGTCGATATTGACGCGCTTGCCGCCGGCCAGGAAGTCGGCGGGCTCGGAACGCGGCACATAGTCGGCGAACTTCTTCAGGATCATGCGGTCACCGGTGCGGTGAT encodes the following:
- a CDS encoding ABC transporter substrate-binding protein, which translates into the protein MFKLKAFIPALFGLVLAVAPVHAAGNLVAVLEAEIVTLDPHFSTAYISRTFGYMVFDTLFAKDSKGEIKPQMVQDWKVSGDGLTYTFTLRDGLKWHDGQPVTSADCVASLRRWGTRSALGRRIFAVTTSLEPTDAKTFVLTLKEPSGLVIDALGNPVSPVAFMMPERIAKTPGDQRITEIIGSGPFVYSKADHRTGDRMILKKFADYVPRSEPADFLAGGKRVNIDSLEIRVIPDGATAASALQAGEVDFMQYAPFDLLPQLEKNSRVKLVNFTGGNMFAGAYRLNAASKPFDDPEIRRVLWKLVDQREVLDALGLDAKYATPCATYFTCGTTYESKAGTEAAAKPSIEAAKAALKATKYAGEPVVVMEANDLEAPRVSAQVLAERLKAAGFNVDLQVMDWASVLARRAKKEGWSVYGVHAGGFDLGSPLTNVMVAFNCADFTGWQCDARITPLMEAFVKAPAEEDRKKIAGEIQTVMYDQAPAIPWGQFAQPAAYRATLRGLIPSAIPVFWNVEK